The Methanotorris formicicus Mc-S-70 DNA segment TGTTCTCCCCTTACCAAGACACCATAGTAAATTTCTTTCTAACGATGAGGTGAATAGGATGGGTTTTTTAAAGATTGAAAATGGAAAAGCCGTAAATGTTGAGGACATACCTATCTTACCCTTTGATTTATTCAGAGAGGAGCTCTTAGATTTTGTAAAAACTGGGTATGTTGTTCAGCATTTTGCAGTTTATAATGAAAATAAAAATAAAGATAAAGATAGAGAGGCTCATGCTAAAATATACAGTGTTTTAAGGAATGACGATGGACTTTATGTTACAAGCACCATTGTAGGCGATTTCTATGAATCACTTACACAATCTAACATTAAATTTCATATGTTTGAAAGGGAGATTGCAGAGCAGTTTGGTATTATTCCTAAAAATCATCCATGGTTTAAACCAGTTAGATACCATAAAAATTACAGCGGAAAGCCTGATGCGTTTGGTAACGATTATAATAAACCTATTCCTGGAAACTACAAATTTTTTGAAGTTGAAGGGGAAGAAATCCACCAAGTGGCTGTTGGACCTGTCCATGCTGGAATTATAGAACCCGGACATTTTAGGTTTAACTGCATAGGGGAAACCATCCTTAATCTTGAAATACAGCATGGTTATCAGCACAGAGGTGTTGAAAAACAACTGTTGAACTGTAAAGAAAGTATGATACCTCTGTTGTAGAATCCATAGCTGGCGATACAGTAATAGGAAACAGTATCTGCTTTGCGGAAGCTGTTGAGGGATTAAGTGATTTTGAAGCTGACGAACCTTTATCAATATACAGAAGGCTTTTACTTGAAATAGAGAGAATAGCTAACCACGTTGGAACATTGGGAGGTCTCAGTGGTGATGTGGGATTCTTACCCACTGCTACATACTATGGAAGGATAAGAGGGGATTTTCTCAATATGTTTGTTTCGATATGTGGCAACAGATTTGGCAGAAGTTCGGTCCGACCTTTCGGAGCTCCTTTCAAAATTACTGATGAACTTATAATGGAACTTATTGAGAAGTTTGAAGTCTTAAGGGAAGAAGTAATAGATGTTGGAAACCTTATGTTAGATAATCCAGAAGTTCTTGGAAGATTTGAACAAACAGGTATTGTTGATAAAAAAACAGCTAAAACAATAGGGATTGTAGGTCCAGCAGGAAGAGCTTCTGGCATACCTTATGATATTAGAAAGAGCTTTTCAAAAGCTAAGCATATTTATGAAAGAAGCATTGAAATGATGACTGATGATGAAGGAAGTGTTAATTCAAGGGCTAAGGTGTATTTCAAGGAAACAATTAATTCAATAGATTTCTGTATAGGGGCCCTCCAACACTCTGATTTCCCAACGGGAACCTCCAACGAAGAAAAACTTAAGTTAAAACCAAACTGTTTTATTGTGACATTGGAGGAAGCTTGGAGAGGTGAGCTCTCCCACTGTATAATTACTGATGAAAATGGAAAGATAAAAAGATATAAAATAAAAGACCCTTCATTCCACAACTGGACTGCACTTGAATTAGCAGTTAGAAACGAGGGAATATATGATTTTCCATTATGCAATAAAAGTTTTAACTTATCATACTGTGGATTTGACCTTTAAGCGAGGTGTAGCTATGAATAACATAATTACCAATAGACTTAAACAGGGATACAGAACAGTTGAATTTC contains these protein-coding regions:
- a CDS encoding NADH-quinone oxidoreductase subunit D-related protein, with the translated sequence MGGLSGDVGFLPTATYYGRIRGDFLNMFVSICGNRFGRSSVRPFGAPFKITDELIMELIEKFEVLREEVIDVGNLMLDNPEVLGRFEQTGIVDKKTAKTIGIVGPAGRASGIPYDIRKSFSKAKHIYERSIEMMTDDEGSVNSRAKVYFKETINSIDFCIGALQHSDFPTGTSNEEKLKLKPNCFIVTLEEAWRGELSHCIITDENGKIKRYKIKDPSFHNWTALELAVRNEGIYDFPLCNKSFNLSYCGFDL